Proteins encoded together in one Bosea sp. (in: a-proteobacteria) window:
- a CDS encoding HAMP domain-containing sensor histidine kinase, which produces MHPPKQALSINRPRLGLSAKLLFVTVLFVMLAEVLIYLPSIANFRRNWLHDRIAAAQVAALVLEGAPEDGLPEGSENRLLMGVGARAIAARVGGARRLLSLDSMPPPEVSRSVDLRSLGWIGAIEEALAVLVAPATMPIRVVGEAVGGADFVEIVIDEAPLRQAMLTFSGNLLLISLLMTGLTALAVYIALNALIVWPIRRLAANVTAFEAEPENPRRIIEPSLSADEIGEAERALARMQATLADELRTKKHLAELGLAVSKINHDLRNMLAAAQLMSDQLIETRDAKIRRFAPRLIATLGRAIAFCEATLAYGRAAEATPSLRDVPLRLLVAEQAEMLGLGEGKKPRFENRVPAELVLPCDPDQMARVLTNLMRNAIQALTRAGAEAGSEPVLTVTAGIENGSVALRVIDNGPGVPERARANLFQAFRGSVTPGGTGLGLAVAAELVRLHGGAIALEPSATGAVFSVTLPARRATGIDRTPSSVIASAAKQ; this is translated from the coding sequence ATGCATCCGCCCAAGCAAGCCCTGTCGATCAACCGGCCGCGCCTCGGCCTTTCGGCCAAGCTCCTGTTCGTCACCGTGCTTTTCGTCATGCTGGCGGAGGTGCTGATCTATCTGCCCTCCATCGCGAATTTCCGGCGCAACTGGCTGCATGACCGGATCGCCGCCGCGCAGGTCGCGGCGCTGGTGCTGGAAGGTGCGCCGGAGGACGGCCTGCCCGAAGGCAGCGAGAATCGCCTGCTGATGGGGGTGGGAGCCCGCGCCATCGCGGCGCGCGTCGGCGGCGCGCGGCGCTTGCTCAGCCTCGATTCGATGCCGCCGCCGGAGGTCTCGCGCTCGGTCGACCTGCGCAGCCTCGGCTGGATCGGCGCGATCGAGGAAGCGCTCGCCGTGCTCGTCGCGCCAGCGACCATGCCGATCCGCGTCGTCGGCGAGGCGGTCGGCGGCGCCGATTTCGTCGAGATCGTCATCGACGAGGCGCCGCTGCGCCAGGCGATGCTGACATTCTCCGGAAACCTGCTGCTGATCTCGCTCTTGATGACCGGGCTGACGGCGCTTGCCGTCTATATCGCGCTCAACGCGTTGATCGTCTGGCCGATCCGGCGTCTGGCTGCGAACGTCACGGCGTTCGAGGCGGAGCCCGAAAATCCGCGGCGGATCATCGAGCCCTCGCTCAGCGCCGACGAGATCGGCGAGGCCGAGCGCGCGCTCGCCCGCATGCAGGCGACGCTCGCCGACGAGTTGCGCACCAAGAAGCACCTCGCCGAGCTCGGCCTCGCCGTCTCGAAGATCAACCACGATCTGCGCAACATGCTGGCGGCGGCGCAGCTCATGTCCGACCAGCTCATCGAGACCCGCGACGCCAAGATCCGCCGCTTCGCGCCGCGCCTGATCGCGACGCTGGGGCGCGCCATCGCTTTCTGCGAGGCCACCCTCGCCTATGGCCGCGCCGCCGAGGCGACGCCTTCCCTCCGCGACGTGCCGCTGCGCCTCCTCGTCGCCGAGCAGGCGGAGATGCTCGGCCTCGGCGAGGGCAAGAAGCCGCGCTTCGAGAACCGGGTCCCCGCCGAACTGGTGCTCCCTTGCGACCCCGACCAGATGGCCCGCGTTCTGACGAACCTGATGCGCAACGCGATCCAGGCGCTGACGCGGGCCGGCGCGGAAGCCGGCAGCGAGCCGGTGCTGACGGTGACGGCGGGGATCGAGAACGGCTCGGTCGCGCTGCGCGTCATCGACAACGGGCCGGGCGTGCCCGAGCGGGCGCGGGCCAATCTGTTCCAGGCCTTTCGCGGCTCGGTGACGCCGGGCGGGACCGGGCTTGGCCTTGCGGTCGCAGCCGAGCTCGTCCGGCTCCATGGCGGCGCGATCGCGCTCGAACCCTCCGCCACCGGCGCGGTCTTTTCGGTGACGCTGCCGGCGCGGCGCGCCACGGGCATTGACCGCACCCCGTCTTCCGTCATTGCGAGCGCAGCGAAGCAATGA
- a CDS encoding FAD-dependent oxidoreductase, which translates to MSDGMAEAAKPAALTPDICIIGAGRDGIALAIAASAFGVPVVLVERGTIGGSPGPLAARALVAAAAGAGPDPVRIHDHIQRALATERANHTAERLTALGIRIVRGQARFTSRSTVTVERLQIKARRFVIATGARPAPLAIPGLDTLPVLDEAALAGLTRLPERPIVLGGGGTGAALAQALNRFGCATTLIAPEGLLPDHDAEAVALLRRRLTREGLDIHEGRAPLRAERSRSGLRLVLAGPAGEATVEGSHLLACGPLQPAIGGLDLDLGGIRHDASGVSVDKGLRTSNRRVHALGACAGGAAAAAPARAGDDHVGLLLRTLLFRQPVRIDPVSEPRIVWSRPEIAAIGLTEEEARARAGTIRVLRWPFSENAAAQASGETEGFVKAITDRKGRILGAVIVGDEAGELIAPWCVAMRAGLGIGAVAGLPLPAMGRSDASRSAALSFHAPLTTRPALRRLIGFLRRFG; encoded by the coding sequence GTGAGTGACGGCATGGCCGAGGCGGCGAAACCAGCCGCGCTGACACCCGATATCTGCATCATCGGCGCGGGCCGAGACGGCATCGCCCTGGCGATCGCCGCCTCGGCCTTCGGCGTCCCCGTCGTCCTGGTCGAGCGGGGCACGATCGGCGGCAGCCCGGGGCCGCTGGCGGCGCGCGCCCTCGTCGCGGCCGCGGCTGGGGCCGGGCCGGACCCGGTCCGGATCCACGACCATATCCAGCGCGCGCTCGCCACCGAGCGGGCCAACCACACGGCCGAGCGCCTGACGGCCCTGGGCATCCGCATCGTCCGGGGGCAGGCCCGCTTCACCAGCCGCAGCACGGTCACCGTCGAGAGGCTTCAGATCAAGGCGCGCCGCTTCGTGATCGCCACCGGCGCACGCCCCGCCCCGCTCGCGATACCGGGGCTCGACACGCTGCCCGTCCTCGACGAGGCCGCCCTCGCCGGCCTGACACGGCTGCCCGAGCGGCCGATCGTCCTCGGCGGCGGCGGCACGGGCGCCGCCCTGGCGCAGGCGCTCAACCGGTTCGGCTGCGCTACGACGCTGATCGCTCCGGAGGGGCTGCTGCCGGATCACGACGCGGAGGCCGTGGCGCTCCTGCGGCGCCGGCTCACGCGCGAGGGGCTCGATATCCACGAAGGCCGCGCGCCGCTGCGGGCCGAGCGCAGCCGCTCCGGGTTGCGCCTCGTCCTCGCCGGGCCTGCGGGCGAAGCGACGGTCGAGGGCTCGCATCTTCTCGCCTGCGGCCCGCTTCAGCCCGCGATCGGCGGGCTTGACCTCGATCTCGGCGGGATCCGCCATGATGCCTCCGGCGTGAGCGTCGACAAGGGCCTGCGGACGAGCAATCGCCGCGTCCATGCGCTCGGAGCCTGCGCGGGCGGGGCGGCGGCGGCGGCGCCCGCCCGGGCGGGCGACGATCATGTCGGGCTCCTGCTGCGCACGCTCCTGTTCCGCCAGCCGGTCCGGATCGACCCGGTAAGCGAACCCCGCATCGTCTGGAGCAGGCCCGAGATCGCCGCGATCGGGCTGACGGAGGAAGAGGCCCGCGCCCGGGCCGGGACGATCCGGGTGCTGCGCTGGCCGTTTTCGGAGAATGCGGCCGCGCAGGCTTCTGGCGAGACCGAGGGCTTCGTCAAGGCGATCACCGACCGCAAGGGCCGCATCCTCGGCGCCGTCATCGTTGGCGACGAGGCCGGCGAGCTGATCGCGCCGTGGTGCGTCGCGATGCGGGCAGGCCTCGGCATCGGCGCGGTCGCCGGCCTGCCGCTGCCCGCGATGGGCCGCAGCGACGCCTCGCGGAGCGCCGCGCTTTCCTTCCACGCGCCGCTGACGACGCGGCCGGCCTTGCGCCGCCTGATCGGCTTCCTGCGGCGCTTCGGCTAG
- a CDS encoding EAL domain-containing protein — protein MAVALKRFMAAGGRRQGGEVDLTGYTLLVGSLFSSPASIVPGCIAGILTPFLCWVSTGMGIFMSLTVLVTLIVVLRIMTVITYRRRNHADDDYAQTRRWDRDYFLGATAFSAALGYNCYVALAHTDDPAAHITSVASTIALASGYVARNAGRPKFVAVQLLTFCIPMAFGLIEAHNPYYNYIGYFAILYVAANIAITNSLHRNLLALSDANKQSKALASALHSQNLTLDAALNTMIGGLAMFDRNLKLAVSNAPHGTLYGLPETLTLPGTPLTAIARFLIERQVIAQDQLGDLRAALTDVQATQQAVSRELATRNGHVLVVTFAPAAEGGILMLTEDATERKAAEARIEQMARFDELTGLANRFEYNTQIADAFARHARTGEGFALLYLDLDGFKQVNDSLGHDVGDHVLKETASRLRRASRGDDTLARFGGDEFLLILPACDHSAVTAIAQRMIDVMARVFDVDGKTVYVTASVGIAMAPLDGENPADLLRHADTALYKAKAAGRNTLMFFNPSMAEEMLERHEIENDLRQAYGKGELELHYQPIVDLKTQKIVSREALMRWRHPTRGLVPPGVFIPIAEKSGLIAGMGDWAIRQACRDAAGWEPGIGVSVNVSPLQFREPRRLIETVKGALLAAHLEPRRLMLEVTESLLIEDDKLALSVLDELRALGVTFALDDFGTGYSSLAYLSTYPFAQVKIDQSFARKVHTSEASKAVIEAVCQLGLRLQVNVVVEGIETDQQRIAVQFLGAHRAQGFLFGRPEPLASIEARSQKRGVA, from the coding sequence ATGGCAGTTGCGCTGAAGCGGTTCATGGCGGCGGGCGGCCGCAGGCAGGGTGGGGAGGTCGACCTGACCGGCTACACGCTGCTGGTCGGCTCGCTGTTCTCCTCGCCGGCCTCGATCGTTCCCGGCTGCATCGCCGGTATCCTGACACCGTTCCTGTGCTGGGTTTCCACCGGCATGGGCATCTTCATGAGCCTCACGGTGCTGGTGACGCTGATCGTCGTCCTGCGCATCATGACCGTGATCACCTATCGCCGGCGCAACCACGCCGATGACGACTATGCGCAGACCCGCCGCTGGGACCGCGACTATTTCCTCGGCGCCACGGCGTTCAGCGCCGCGCTGGGCTACAACTGCTATGTCGCGCTGGCCCACACCGACGACCCTGCCGCGCACATCACCTCGGTCGCCTCGACCATCGCGCTGGCCTCGGGCTATGTCGCGCGCAATGCCGGCCGCCCGAAATTCGTCGCGGTGCAGCTCTTGACCTTCTGTATCCCGATGGCGTTCGGGCTGATCGAGGCCCACAACCCCTATTACAACTACATCGGCTACTTCGCCATTCTCTATGTCGCGGCCAATATCGCGATCACCAACTCGCTGCATCGCAACCTGCTGGCGCTGAGCGACGCCAACAAGCAGTCGAAGGCGCTCGCCTCCGCCCTGCATTCGCAGAACCTGACGCTGGACGCCGCCCTCAACACGATGATCGGCGGGCTGGCGATGTTCGACCGCAACCTCAAGCTGGCGGTCAGCAATGCGCCCCACGGCACCCTCTACGGTCTGCCGGAAACGCTGACGCTCCCCGGCACGCCGCTGACGGCGATCGCGCGTTTCCTGATCGAGCGCCAGGTGATCGCCCAGGACCAGCTCGGCGACCTGCGCGCGGCACTGACCGACGTCCAGGCGACCCAGCAGGCCGTGAGCCGGGAGCTCGCGACGCGCAACGGGCACGTGCTGGTCGTCACCTTCGCGCCCGCCGCCGAGGGCGGCATCCTGATGCTCACCGAGGACGCCACCGAGCGCAAGGCGGCGGAGGCCCGCATCGAGCAGATGGCGCGGTTCGACGAATTGACCGGGCTTGCGAACCGCTTCGAATACAACACGCAGATCGCCGACGCCTTCGCCAGGCACGCGCGCACGGGTGAGGGCTTCGCGCTGCTCTATCTCGACCTCGACGGCTTCAAGCAGGTCAACGACAGCCTCGGCCACGATGTCGGCGACCATGTGCTGAAGGAAACCGCCAGCCGCCTGCGCCGGGCGAGCCGCGGCGACGACACGCTCGCCCGCTTCGGCGGCGACGAGTTCCTGCTGATCCTGCCGGCTTGCGATCATTCCGCCGTCACCGCGATCGCCCAGCGCATGATCGACGTCATGGCGCGCGTCTTCGACGTCGACGGCAAGACCGTCTATGTGACGGCGAGCGTCGGCATCGCGATGGCGCCGCTGGACGGCGAAAACCCGGCCGACCTGCTGCGCCATGCCGATACGGCGCTGTACAAGGCCAAGGCCGCCGGCCGGAACACGCTGATGTTCTTCAACCCGTCCATGGCCGAGGAGATGCTGGAGCGGCACGAGATCGAGAACGACCTGCGCCAAGCCTACGGCAAGGGCGAGCTCGAGCTCCACTACCAGCCGATCGTCGATCTGAAGACCCAGAAGATCGTCTCGCGCGAGGCGCTGATGCGCTGGCGCCATCCCACCCGCGGCCTGGTGCCGCCGGGCGTCTTCATCCCGATCGCCGAGAAATCCGGCCTGATCGCCGGCATGGGCGACTGGGCGATCCGCCAGGCCTGCCGGGACGCCGCCGGCTGGGAGCCGGGCATCGGCGTCTCGGTCAACGTCTCGCCGCTGCAGTTCCGCGAGCCGCGCCGGCTGATCGAGACGGTCAAGGGGGCCCTGCTCGCCGCGCATCTCGAGCCCCGGCGGCTGATGCTCGAGGTCACCGAATCGCTCCTGATCGAGGACGACAAGCTGGCGCTGTCGGTGCTCGACGAGCTGCGCGCGCTTGGCGTGACCTTCGCGCTCGACGATTTCGGCACCGGCTATTCCTCGCTCGCCTATCTCTCGACCTACCCCTTCGCGCAGGTGAAGATCGACCAGAGTTTTGCGCGCAAGGTCCATACCAGCGAGGCTTCCAAGGCCGTGATCGAGGCGGTCTGCCAGCTCGGGCTGCGGCTCCAGGTCAATGTCGTGGTCGAGGGCATCGAGACCGATCAGCAGCGCATCGCCGTCCAGTTCCTCGGCGCCCATCGCGCCCAGGGCTTCCTGTTCGGCCGCCCCGAGCCGCTCGCCAGCATCGAGGCCAGGAGCCAGAAGCGCGGCGTGGCCTGA
- a CDS encoding enoyl-CoA hydratase-related protein: MLQFSKIEEGSFAPTSLEHCEVVEAIRDKAGFLPEVELAYEPEIRTLWVTIRPELKPVFTLQLLDSLVKIQSTIVALWGARDRYQRAPVRFLAFRGSGPFFTLGGDLDFYLDCLAKNDRAALTEYARLSAEGAIWNAGGLDGLVITLATIHAKAIGGGIDAPRSCNVMIAEEQASFVYPEIKFNHFPITAVAILSRRMGQRAAERMLLSGEEMSAEAFMAAGGLEAVVPAGTGESWIRKYCTEALPIHAAKTALFAAFNRRSGDLREELSHLGQIWTDCMLRLSPSAISKLQRIAQTQDRMLARVYQRHPAPA, encoded by the coding sequence ATGTTGCAGTTCTCGAAGATTGAAGAAGGAAGCTTCGCGCCGACCTCGCTCGAGCACTGCGAGGTGGTCGAGGCGATCCGCGACAAGGCGGGATTCCTGCCGGAGGTCGAGCTCGCCTATGAGCCCGAGATCCGGACGCTGTGGGTCACGATCCGGCCGGAGCTGAAGCCCGTCTTCACGCTGCAGCTGCTCGACAGCCTGGTGAAGATCCAGAGCACGATCGTCGCGCTGTGGGGCGCGCGCGACCGCTACCAGCGCGCCCCGGTGCGCTTCCTCGCCTTCCGCGGCTCAGGCCCCTTCTTCACGCTGGGCGGCGATCTCGACTTCTATCTCGACTGCCTGGCCAAGAACGACCGGGCCGCGCTCACCGAATATGCCAGGCTCTCGGCGGAGGGGGCGATCTGGAACGCCGGCGGCCTCGACGGCCTCGTCATCACGCTCGCGACGATCCATGCCAAGGCGATCGGCGGCGGCATCGACGCGCCGCGCTCCTGCAACGTCATGATCGCCGAGGAGCAGGCTTCGTTCGTCTATCCGGAGATCAAGTTCAACCACTTCCCGATCACGGCGGTGGCGATCCTGTCGCGGCGCATGGGCCAGCGCGCCGCCGAACGGATGCTGCTCTCGGGCGAGGAGATGAGCGCAGAGGCGTTCATGGCGGCCGGGGGCCTGGAGGCAGTGGTGCCGGCTGGCACGGGAGAAAGCTGGATCCGCAAGTACTGCACGGAGGCGCTGCCGATCCACGCGGCCAAGACCGCCCTCTTCGCGGCCTTCAACCGCCGCTCCGGCGATCTGCGCGAGGAGCTCAGCCATCTCGGCCAGATCTGGACGGATTGCATGCTGCGCCTCAGCCCGAGCGCGATCTCGAAGCTGCAGCGCATCGCGCAGACGCAGGACCGGATGCTGGCACGCGTCTATCAGCGCCACCCCGCCCCGGCCTGA
- the murA gene encoding UDP-N-acetylglucosamine 1-carboxyvinyltransferase has translation MDKIRITGGQRLHGAIPISGAKNAALPLMIASLLTDETLTLTNVPRLSDVTALSRILSNQGVDRTVAGKRIGQSAETGQTIALTARQIVDTCAPYELVSTMRASFWVIAPILARMGEAKVSLPGGCAIGTRPVDLLLMALEKLGAEIVIENGYALARAPKGLQGGEIVFPKVTVGGTHTALMAAVLARGTTVIENAAREPEVTDLAACLVKMGARIEGAGTSRIVVTGVARLGGAHHAVLPDRIEAGTYAMAVAMTGGDVVLEGARPELLQAALDALGKAGVEIDATNEGIRVRRNGHGIEAVDVDTDPFPGFPTDLQAQFMALMTKAKGTSRIRETIFENRFMHVQELVRLGAKIRLDGDVAHVEGVEKLTGAPVMATDLRASVSLVIGGLAAEGDTTINRVYHLDRGFEALEAKLTRCGAMVERISG, from the coding sequence ATGGACAAGATCCGCATTACCGGCGGCCAGCGCCTTCATGGCGCCATTCCGATTTCCGGCGCGAAGAACGCCGCCCTGCCGCTGATGATCGCGAGCCTGCTGACGGACGAGACGCTGACGCTGACCAATGTGCCGCGGCTCTCGGACGTGACCGCGCTCTCGCGCATCCTCTCCAACCAGGGCGTCGACCGCACCGTCGCCGGCAAGCGCATCGGCCAGTCGGCCGAGACCGGCCAGACCATCGCGCTGACCGCGCGCCAGATCGTCGATACCTGCGCGCCCTACGAGCTCGTCTCGACCATGCGGGCGAGCTTCTGGGTGATCGCGCCGATCCTCGCCCGGATGGGCGAGGCCAAGGTCTCGCTGCCGGGCGGCTGCGCCATCGGCACGCGCCCGGTCGACCTCCTGCTGATGGCGCTGGAGAAGCTCGGCGCCGAGATCGTGATCGAGAACGGCTATGCGCTGGCGCGGGCGCCCAAGGGCCTGCAGGGCGGCGAGATCGTCTTCCCGAAGGTTACCGTCGGCGGCACCCATACCGCGCTGATGGCCGCGGTGCTCGCCCGCGGCACAACGGTGATCGAGAACGCGGCGCGCGAGCCGGAGGTCACCGACCTCGCCGCCTGCCTCGTCAAGATGGGCGCCAGGATCGAGGGGGCCGGCACCTCGCGCATCGTCGTCACGGGCGTCGCGCGGCTGGGCGGCGCGCATCACGCCGTGCTGCCCGACCGGATCGAGGCCGGCACCTATGCGATGGCGGTCGCGATGACCGGCGGCGACGTCGTCCTGGAAGGCGCCCGGCCCGAGCTGCTGCAGGCGGCGCTCGACGCGCTGGGCAAGGCCGGCGTCGAGATCGACGCGACGAACGAGGGCATCCGCGTGCGCCGCAACGGCCATGGGATCGAGGCGGTCGATGTCGACACCGACCCCTTCCCCGGCTTCCCGACCGATCTCCAGGCGCAGTTCATGGCGCTGATGACCAAGGCGAAGGGCACCTCGCGCATCCGCGAGACCATCTTCGAGAACCGCTTCATGCATGTGCAGGAGCTCGTCCGGCTCGGCGCGAAGATCCGGCTCGACGGCGACGTCGCCCATGTCGAGGGCGTCGAGAAGCTGACCGGCGCGCCGGTGATGGCGACGGACCTGCGCGCCTCGGTCTCGCTGGTCATCGGAGGCCTCGCCGCCGAGGGCGACACCACCATCAACCGCGTCTACCATCTCGATCGCGGTTTCGAGGCGCTGGAAGCCAAGCTCACCCGCTGCGGCGCCATGGTGGAGCGCATCAGCGGTTGA
- a CDS encoding DUF2948 family protein, whose amino-acid sequence MPDAAADPLKLLALDADDLAIVSAHLQDAVLKAADLVYLPREQRFALALRRFDWEGAQHGECRRRLTALHFDRVRAVRSARLDKNDPDKVLNLLAITFDLSEEPAGDVTLHFSEGAAIRLSVECVEAQMKDLGPVWEAAATPGHPDGA is encoded by the coding sequence ATGCCAGACGCTGCCGCCGATCCGCTGAAGCTCCTCGCGCTCGATGCCGACGATCTCGCGATCGTCTCGGCCCATCTTCAGGATGCGGTGCTGAAGGCGGCCGATCTCGTCTATCTGCCGCGCGAGCAGCGCTTCGCGCTGGCGCTGCGCCGCTTCGACTGGGAGGGCGCGCAGCATGGCGAGTGCCGGCGCCGCCTGACGGCGCTGCATTTCGACCGCGTCCGGGCGGTGCGCAGCGCGAGACTCGACAAGAACGATCCCGACAAGGTCCTCAACCTGCTCGCCATCACCTTCGATCTGAGCGAGGAGCCGGCCGGGGACGTGACGCTGCATTTCTCGGAAGGCGCGGCGATCCGCCTTTCGGTCGAATGCGTCGAGGCGCAGATGAAGGATCTCGGCCCGGTCTGGGAAGCGGCGGCGACGCCCGGCCATCCCGACGGCGCCTGA
- the hisD gene encoding histidinol dehydrogenase, which translates to MPIRLDDRDAGFADGFSALLSAKREVSEEVDRVVAEIIADVRERGDAALIAYTARFDALDLTPATLRVPEAEIDAAVAACSPELLAALETARARIETYHRRQKPADSWVEDAAGVGSGWRWGAIEAVGLYVPGGTASYPSSVLMNAIPAKVAGVPRIVMVAPTPRGETNPLVLAAARLAGVDEVYRIGGAQAVAALAYGTATIAPVAKIVGPGNAYVAAAKRRVFGRVGIDMIAGPSEVLVIADRSANPDWIAADLLAQAEHDASAQAILMTDDATLAAEVEKAVAAQLATLPRAEIAGQSWRDFGAILIVADLEAAVPLVDRLAPEHLEIMTVDPQRLAGLIRNAGAIFLGGHTPEAIGDYVGGPNHVLPTARSARFSSGLGVGDFMKRTSLLRCGPEGLRALAPAATRLAQAEGLQAHARSVTIRLN; encoded by the coding sequence ATGCCGATCAGGCTCGACGACAGGGATGCCGGCTTCGCCGACGGCTTTTCGGCGCTGCTTTCCGCCAAGCGCGAGGTCTCCGAGGAGGTCGACCGCGTCGTGGCCGAGATCATCGCCGATGTCCGCGAGAGGGGCGATGCGGCGCTGATCGCCTATACCGCCCGCTTCGACGCCCTCGACCTGACGCCCGCAACCCTGCGCGTCCCGGAGGCCGAGATCGACGCTGCCGTCGCCGCCTGCTCGCCCGAGCTCCTGGCGGCGCTGGAAACCGCGCGCGCGCGCATCGAGACCTATCACCGCCGCCAGAAGCCGGCCGATTCCTGGGTCGAGGATGCGGCCGGCGTCGGCAGCGGCTGGCGCTGGGGGGCGATCGAGGCGGTCGGTCTCTATGTGCCGGGCGGGACGGCGAGCTATCCCTCCTCGGTGCTGATGAACGCCATTCCGGCGAAGGTCGCCGGCGTGCCGCGCATCGTCATGGTCGCGCCGACGCCGCGCGGCGAGACCAACCCGCTCGTGCTCGCCGCCGCCCGCCTTGCCGGCGTCGACGAGGTCTACCGCATCGGTGGCGCGCAGGCCGTCGCTGCGCTGGCCTACGGTACGGCGACGATCGCGCCGGTCGCCAAGATCGTCGGCCCGGGCAATGCCTATGTCGCCGCCGCCAAGCGCCGCGTCTTCGGCCGGGTCGGCATCGACATGATCGCCGGCCCCTCCGAGGTGCTGGTGATCGCCGACCGCAGCGCCAACCCCGACTGGATCGCCGCCGACCTCCTGGCGCAGGCCGAGCACGACGCCTCGGCCCAGGCGATCCTGATGACCGACGATGCCACGCTCGCGGCCGAGGTCGAGAAGGCGGTGGCGGCCCAGCTCGCGACGCTGCCGCGGGCCGAGATCGCCGGCCAAAGCTGGCGCGATTTCGGCGCGATCCTCATCGTCGCCGATCTCGAAGCCGCCGTGCCGCTGGTCGACCGCCTCGCGCCCGAGCATCTCGAGATCATGACCGTCGATCCGCAGCGCCTGGCCGGGCTCATCCGCAATGCCGGCGCGATCTTCCTCGGAGGTCATACGCCCGAGGCGATCGGCGACTATGTCGGCGGGCCGAACCACGTCCTGCCCACCGCCCGCTCCGCCCGTTTCTCCTCCGGGCTCGGCGTCGGCGACTTCATGAAGCGCACCTCGCTCTTGAGATGCGGGCCGGAGGGCCTGCGCGCGCTCGCCCCCGCCGCCACGCGATTGGCGCAAGCGGAGGGCTTGCAGGCGCACGCGCGATCCGTGACGATCAGGCTCAACTGA
- a CDS encoding UPF0262 family protein produces the protein MSDASMPTKQRLVGLTLDENSLGRGAPDQEHERAVAIYDLIERNSFVVPEHDGGPYCIHLAMVERRLVFEIREADGAPVVTHHLSLSPFRRIIKDYELVCDSYYAAIRTATAAQIEAIDMGRRGLHDEAAGILAERLANKVEVDFDTARRLFTLIYALHWKG, from the coding sequence ATGTCCGACGCCTCGATGCCCACCAAGCAGCGCCTGGTCGGCCTGACCCTCGACGAGAATTCCCTCGGCCGGGGGGCGCCCGATCAGGAGCACGAGCGCGCCGTCGCCATCTACGATCTGATCGAGCGCAACAGCTTCGTCGTGCCCGAGCACGACGGCGGCCCCTATTGCATCCATCTCGCCATGGTCGAGCGGCGTCTCGTCTTCGAGATCCGGGAGGCCGATGGGGCGCCTGTCGTCACGCATCATCTCTCGCTCAGCCCGTTCCGGCGCATCATCAAGGATTACGAGCTCGTCTGCGACAGCTACTACGCGGCGATCCGCACCGCGACCGCGGCGCAGATCGAGGCGATCGACATGGGCCGGCGCGGCCTGCACGACGAGGCCGCCGGCATCCTGGCGGAGCGGCTGGCCAACAAGGTCGAGGTCGATTTCGATACGGCGCGCCGCCTCTTCACGCTGATCTACGCGCTGCACTGGAAGGGCTGA
- a CDS encoding low molecular weight phosphatase family protein produces the protein MCAMNAVRSPMAEALAKHFFGKSIYVQSAGARKGEADGFVLTVLDEIGIDLSRHKPKSIEELEEWEGLNFDLIVTLSPEAHHKALELTRTHAAAVEYWPTADPTAFQGSREQKLDAYRDVRDALTRRIKQRLRS, from the coding sequence ATGTGCGCGATGAACGCCGTGCGCTCGCCGATGGCGGAGGCGCTGGCCAAGCACTTCTTCGGCAAGTCGATCTATGTCCAGTCGGCCGGAGCGCGAAAAGGCGAGGCCGACGGCTTCGTGCTGACGGTGCTCGACGAGATCGGCATCGATCTCAGCCGCCACAAGCCGAAATCGATCGAGGAACTGGAGGAGTGGGAGGGGCTCAATTTCGATCTGATCGTCACGCTCTCGCCGGAAGCCCACCACAAGGCGCTGGAGCTGACACGCACCCATGCCGCCGCGGTGGAATACTGGCCGACCGCCGATCCCACGGCGTTCCAGGGCTCGCGCGAGCAGAAGCTCGACGCCTATCGCGACGTCCGCGATGCCCTGACCCGGCGGATCAAGCAGCGGCTGCGGAGCTAG
- a CDS encoding TadE/TadG family type IV pilus assembly protein translates to MLPALSRLSRNQDGMTAIEFAFTAPILLLLLVGIMGYGYVLGVYHSIQQIASEAARSSIAGLNDGERSRIARDFITAHAGSYAFIDPAKLRIRTSQTGPLMLGFEVAVAYDMSGSVYDSLSRLASLPQPVIERRAIIQRGEN, encoded by the coding sequence ATGCTGCCCGCGCTGTCCCGCCTCTCCCGCAACCAGGACGGAATGACCGCCATCGAGTTCGCCTTCACCGCGCCGATCCTGCTGCTGCTCCTCGTCGGCATCATGGGATACGGCTACGTCCTGGGCGTCTACCACAGCATCCAGCAGATCGCCTCCGAAGCGGCGCGCTCGTCCATCGCGGGCCTGAACGACGGCGAACGCTCGCGGATCGCCCGCGATTTCATCACCGCCCATGCCGGCTCCTACGCCTTCATCGACCCGGCCAAGCTCAGGATCCGCACCAGCCAGACCGGCCCGCTGATGCTGGGCTTCGAGGTCGCGGTCGCCTACGACATGAGCGGCTCGGTCTATGACAGCCTGAGCCGGCTGGCCTCGCTTCCGCAACCTGTCATTGAGCGGCGGGCAATCATCCAGCGCGGCGAAAACTAG